In Fibrobacter sp. UWEL, one genomic interval encodes:
- a CDS encoding transketolase, translating into MQDAIVTKAADNVRILSAAMVQKAKSGHPGGAMGAADAITLLFAEFLRFDPENPNWEARDRFFMDPGHMSALLYSELAIQGKLNMEDLKNFRQLNSRTPGHPEVDFALGIENSSGPLGIGHAVALGNAIAERFMVERFGDILNHKVVCLVSDGGLEEEIAYGVGRVAGHLKLSNLIFFYDANQVQLSCRCEDVMSHDFKKQYEAWGFRVIDVADGDHIASLREAFKAAWAETEKPTIVIGHTTMAKGAIAEDGKSFEGAVSTHGQPLNAAGASTDATVKNLGGDPADPFKIFPDVAEAFEARKAELRKEVEAWKKAKAAWDAANPEKAATLKDWLSGNAPKIDLSGLELKEGVATRVTSGTVLGHLAENVKNCICSSADLSNSDNTQAFLNKTGIFRANDFKGGFVQVGVAELTMGAICCGIALHGGLYPICATFFVFSDFMKPVLRMAALMGLPVKFMYTHDSFRVGEDGPTHEPIEHETQIRLLEGLKKTHGPNKGKSEMLVLRPADAFETVVAWEMAFENNDSPTTLILTRQNVKTLPGDRKVDAAKCRKGAYIVSDNCGSARPDLTFVSNGSDVLLTHDAAEVLRAEGLKVRVVSMISPALFQSQSKEYRDSIITPWTPVFAKSSGLPLLFAQVVGGFGKVSGLERFGASAPAGVLEKEFGYTPEAVVAEAKAYLAEYKANVAEFKAAN; encoded by the coding sequence CCGGTCATCCGGGTGGAGCCATGGGTGCAGCAGACGCTATCACCCTGCTTTTCGCAGAATTCCTCCGCTTCGATCCTGAAAACCCCAACTGGGAAGCTCGTGACCGTTTCTTCATGGATCCGGGTCATATGTCCGCACTTCTTTATTCCGAACTTGCCATTCAGGGCAAGCTCAACATGGAAGACCTGAAGAACTTCCGCCAGCTGAACAGCCGTACTCCGGGCCATCCCGAAGTAGACTTCGCACTGGGCATCGAAAACTCCAGCGGTCCTCTGGGCATCGGTCACGCTGTGGCCCTGGGTAACGCCATTGCAGAACGCTTCATGGTGGAACGTTTCGGCGACATCCTGAACCACAAGGTGGTTTGCCTGGTTTCCGATGGCGGTCTGGAAGAAGAAATCGCCTACGGCGTGGGCCGCGTTGCTGGTCATCTCAAACTCTCTAACTTGATTTTCTTCTACGATGCAAACCAGGTCCAGCTGTCCTGCCGTTGCGAAGACGTGATGAGCCACGACTTCAAGAAGCAGTACGAAGCATGGGGCTTCCGCGTTATCGACGTGGCTGACGGTGACCACATCGCCTCTCTCCGTGAAGCCTTCAAGGCTGCATGGGCAGAAACTGAAAAGCCCACTATCGTGATCGGTCACACCACCATGGCTAAGGGCGCCATTGCTGAAGATGGCAAGTCCTTCGAAGGTGCTGTTTCCACCCACGGCCAGCCGCTTAACGCTGCAGGCGCTTCTACCGACGCTACCGTCAAGAACTTGGGTGGCGATCCGGCTGATCCGTTCAAGATTTTCCCCGACGTTGCTGAAGCTTTCGAAGCTCGTAAGGCCGAACTCCGCAAGGAAGTTGAAGCTTGGAAGAAGGCTAAGGCTGCTTGGGACGCTGCAAATCCTGAAAAGGCTGCAACCCTCAAGGATTGGCTCTCTGGCAATGCCCCGAAGATCGACCTCTCTGGTCTGGAACTGAAGGAAGGTGTTGCAACTCGCGTGACCTCCGGTACCGTTCTCGGTCACCTGGCTGAAAACGTGAAGAACTGCATCTGCTCCTCTGCTGACCTTTCTAACTCCGATAACACTCAGGCATTCCTGAACAAGACCGGTATCTTCCGCGCTAACGACTTCAAGGGCGGCTTCGTCCAGGTGGGCGTTGCAGAACTGACCATGGGTGCTATCTGCTGCGGTATCGCTCTTCACGGCGGTCTCTACCCGATTTGCGCCACCTTCTTTGTGTTCAGCGACTTCATGAAGCCGGTGTTGCGTATGGCTGCCCTCATGGGTCTGCCTGTGAAGTTCATGTACACCCACGACAGCTTCCGCGTTGGCGAAGACGGTCCTACCCACGAACCTATCGAACACGAAACCCAGATTCGCCTTCTGGAAGGTCTCAAGAAGACTCACGGCCCGAACAAGGGCAAGTCCGAAATGCTGGTGCTCCGCCCGGCCGACGCTTTTGAAACTGTGGTCGCATGGGAAATGGCTTTCGAAAATAACGATAGCCCCACTACCTTGATCCTGACCCGCCAGAACGTGAAGACTCTTCCTGGCGATCGCAAGGTTGACGCTGCCAAGTGCCGCAAGGGTGCTTACATCGTTAGCGACAACTGCGGTTCTGCCCGTCCGGACCTCACTTTCGTTTCCAACGGTTCCGACGTTCTCCTGACTCACGACGCTGCAGAAGTTCTCCGCGCCGAAGGCCTGAAGGTCCGCGTGGTCTCCATGATCAGCCCCGCACTCTTCCAGAGCCAGAGCAAGGAATACCGCGATTCCATCATCACTCCTTGGACTCCGGTGTTTGCAAAGTCCAGCGGCCTCCCGCTGCTGTTCGCTCAGGTCGTAGGTGGCTTCGGTAAGGTTTCCGGTCTGGAACGCTTCGGTGCTTCCGCTCCGGCAGGCGTCCTGGAAAAGGAATTCGGTTATACTCCCGAAGCTGTGGTTGCCGAAGCTAAGGCATACCTGGCTGAATACAAGGCTAACGTCGCTGAGTTTAAGGCCGCCAACTAA
- the nrdR gene encoding transcriptional regulator NrdR, whose product MICPFCKKDNDKVVDSRAIGSYIRRRRECVECGHRFSTREYVELQPLTVIKRSGEREAFQREKLMKGIMNSCKKRPLSTSDIEQVAVNVENALTVTENFEVSYEQIGNLVMQELKKLDPVAYVRFASIYREFKEVGEFVDQIKSLDK is encoded by the coding sequence ATGATTTGCCCGTTCTGCAAGAAAGATAACGATAAGGTTGTAGATAGCCGCGCTATTGGCAGCTATATCCGTCGTCGTCGCGAATGCGTCGAATGCGGTCATCGTTTCTCTACTCGCGAATACGTGGAACTTCAGCCCCTCACGGTAATCAAGCGCAGTGGCGAACGTGAAGCTTTCCAGCGGGAAAAGCTGATGAAGGGCATCATGAACTCCTGCAAGAAGCGTCCCCTTTCTACTTCGGATATCGAACAGGTGGCAGTCAATGTGGAAAACGCATTGACCGTTACCGAAAACTTCGAAGTGTCCTACGAGCAGATTGGTAACCTGGTCATGCAGGAACTGAAAAAGCTTGACCCTGTGGCCTACGTCCGTTTCGCTTCCATCTATCGTGAGTTCAAGGAAGTGGGTGAGTTTGTGGACCAAATCAAGAGCTTGGACAAGTAA
- a CDS encoding sigma-70 family RNA polymerase sigma factor, whose translation MKWIKEKFKSDRPLTREEEDILIPLAKKGNRSAKEKILRANMRFVIQVANNYSNNSLTQEELINEGAMGLWNSIGYYDPSRGVRFITYAVWWIKASITRAISEKGSLVRLPLNQQLQLKKAKKVCQGGGELSPDMRQLDAVMSRPASPLDETFCDHGTAPADHETEKDLMKRFLRKILNKLPHKEREVIKNLNGIDTDYARSVREESKLINVSRERVRQLRDQALRRIRDMNYDGHLSAELN comes from the coding sequence ATGAAATGGATCAAAGAGAAGTTCAAGTCGGACCGACCCCTCACCCGCGAAGAAGAAGACATCCTGATTCCACTGGCGAAGAAAGGCAACCGCAGCGCCAAGGAAAAAATCCTGCGGGCCAACATGCGGTTCGTCATCCAGGTGGCGAACAATTACAGCAATAACAGCCTGACTCAAGAGGAGCTGATTAACGAAGGCGCCATGGGGCTGTGGAATTCCATCGGCTATTACGATCCCAGCCGAGGGGTACGTTTTATTACCTATGCCGTGTGGTGGATCAAGGCTAGTATTACACGAGCCATCAGCGAAAAAGGGAGCCTGGTGCGGCTCCCCCTCAATCAACAACTCCAGCTGAAAAAAGCAAAGAAAGTCTGTCAGGGCGGTGGGGAATTAAGCCCCGATATGAGGCAGTTGGATGCGGTCATGAGCAGACCCGCCAGCCCTCTGGATGAAACCTTCTGCGATCACGGAACCGCCCCCGCGGACCACGAAACAGAAAAGGACTTGATGAAAAGATTCCTAAGGAAAATTCTGAATAAGCTTCCCCATAAGGAGCGTGAAGTCATCAAGAATCTTAACGGGATTGATACCGACTACGCAAGAAGTGTTCGGGAAGAAAGCAAGTTAATCAACGTCTCCCGGGAGCGGGTTCGCCAACTGCGGGATCAGGCATTAAGACGAATTCGGGACATGAATTACGACGGGCACTTATCCGCGGAACTGAATTAA